Proteins encoded within one genomic window of Vanrija pseudolonga chromosome 3, complete sequence:
- the YOR059C_1 gene encoding Putative lipase, whose amino-acid sequence MSDNDQPRTPVHLVVLLHGLYGAPANLWCLEAEAAALHEELRKGSGESGESDVERSTDDADDVSAPAPQLAVLVAKSYVGQRTWDGIDVNAHRAADEIDEEIARLDAEGKDVVAFSVTGYSLGGLIARALIGHLHTRTPSFFATHRPAAFSTIATPHLGVLRYGSWKNTAVHAIGQHLFSRTGRQLYLLDTDKALPKKGNNRPLLTVLSDPEGIYLTALRLFPSVTILANGVNDLTVPYPTAAIVDHDPYIEHEAGAVCVEVDEHNIVTRHYLHETEVDEVEAVVEASSGDSSPKQPGVSPARALPKAVRPWLPPVFFLPWRGPLRYALFPLIPFLLPLVLTFVAVTFTLHSFQSAERIRLHSSSGTRRLLHGLTHPTEDNDDEGNGKDANEAVDDDNDDSSSTGNGAETPALAPQSPGTQPLLSTEQRAMIRNLSAVPQLERVVAWFPAVFNSHATIVARNANVPRFAFQTQGIPVVREWARRVVVAGNGVIGKED is encoded by the exons ATGTCGGACAACGACCAGCCCCGCACACcggtccacctcgtcgtgctcctGCACGGGCTGTACGGCGCGCCTGCCAACCTCTGGTgcctcgaggcggaggcggctgCGCTGCATGAGGAGCTGCGCAAGGGTAGCGGAGAAAGTGGAGAGAGtgacgtcgagcgcagcaccgatgacgccgacgacgtgtccgcgcctgcgccgcagctcgccgtgctcgtggCCAAGAGCTATGTCGGACAGCGGACATGGGACGGCATCGACGTGAATGCGCATCGCGCCGCTGACGAG atcgacgaggagattgctcgcctcgacgccgagggcaaggatgTAGTCGCGTTCAGCGTG ACAGGTtactcgctcggcggcctcatcgcgcgcgcgctcatcgGACACCTGCACACCCGCACACCCTCCTTCTTCGCCACTCACCGGCCCGCAGCGTTCAGCACGATCGCAACGCcgcacctcggcgtgctgcggTACGGCTCGTGGAAGAACACGGCGGTGCATGCGATCGGGCAGCACCTCTTCAGCCGGACGGGGCGGCAGCTGTACCTCCTCGACACGGACAAGGCGTTGCCGAAGAAGGGCAACAACCGGCCGCTGTTGACGGTGCTTTCTGATCCTG AGGGAATTTATCTCACCGCCCTGCGCCTCTTCCCCAGCGTGACGATCCTCGCCAACGGCGTCAACGACCTCACTGTGCCGTACCCCACCGCGGCGATCGTCGACCACGACCCGTACATCGAGCATGAGGCCGGCGCGGTGtgcgtcgaggtggacgagcaCAACATTGTCACACGGCATTACCTCCACGAGACGGAagtggacgaggtcgaggctgtcgtcgaggcgagcagcggcgacagcagccCAAAGCAGCCAGGTGTGTCGCCGGCACGAGCGCTGCCCAAGGCCGTGAGACCGTGGCTCCCGCCCGTGTTCTTCCTTCCTTGGCGTGGACCACTGCGATACGCACTCTTCCCTCTGATCCCATTCTTGCTGCCCTTGGTGCTCACTTTTGT CGCGGTGACCTTCACTCTCCATTCGTTCCAGTCGGCCGAGCGGATCAGACTGCACAGCTCAAGCGGGACAAGGAGGCTGCTACATGGCCTGACGCACCCAACggaggacaacgacgacgagggcaacggCAAGGACGCGAACGAGGcagtggacgacgacaatgacgactcgtcgtcgacaggcaacggcgccgagacgcccgCCCTCGCACCCCAGTCACCCGGCACACAGCCCCTCCTGTCCACAGAACAGCGCGCCATGATCCGTAACCTGTCCGCTGTGCCGCAGCTCGAACGCGTCGTGGCGTGGTTCCCCGCAGTGTTCAACTCGCACGCGACGATTGTCGCGCGCAACGCCAACGTCCCGCGCTTCGCCTTCCAGACACAAGGCATCCCCGTCGTGCGCGAATGGGCCCGCAGGGTCGTCGTGGCGGGTAACGGCGTGATCGGCAAGGAGGATTAG